In Holophagales bacterium, one DNA window encodes the following:
- a CDS encoding UbiX family flavin prenyltransferase translates to MTPASSRLALLVTGASGMLLPKRFLELVLARPEVERLHLVVSRGGSQVLAHELGRSASGAEGLLDATTLDAAARAKVEVHRDNELDAAISSGSYRLAGTVVLPCSGSTLASFATGAGTTLVARAGAVALKERWPLLLGFRETPLSVVHLENLRQLAWAGALVVPPIPAFYLGGEELSRFVDAYCQRLLDHLGFASSAADLRWPRP, encoded by the coding sequence ATGACTCCCGCTTCGAGCCGCCTCGCGCTGCTGGTCACCGGGGCTTCGGGCATGCTGCTGCCGAAGCGTTTCCTCGAGCTCGTGCTGGCGCGTCCCGAGGTGGAACGGCTGCACCTGGTGGTCTCGCGCGGCGGCAGCCAGGTGCTCGCCCACGAGCTCGGCCGCAGCGCGAGCGGCGCCGAGGGGCTTCTCGACGCCACGACGCTCGACGCCGCGGCGCGCGCCAAGGTCGAGGTCCACCGCGACAACGAGCTCGACGCGGCGATCTCCTCGGGCTCCTACCGGCTCGCCGGCACGGTGGTGCTCCCCTGCAGCGGCTCGACGCTCGCCTCCTTCGCCACCGGGGCCGGCACGACGCTCGTCGCCCGCGCCGGCGCCGTGGCGCTCAAGGAGCGCTGGCCGCTGCTGCTCGGCTTCCGCGAGACGCCACTTTCGGTCGTCCATCTGGAGAACCTTCGCCAGCTCGCCTGGGCCGGAGCCCTCGTCGTCCCGCCGATCCCCGCCTTCTACCTCGGCGGCGAGGAGCTCTCCCGCTTCGTCGACGCCTATTGCCAGCGCCTGCTCGACCACCTCGGCTTCGCCTCCTCCGCGGCCGACCTGCGCTGGCCGCGGCCCTGA
- a CDS encoding 1-acyl-sn-glycerol-3-phosphate acyltransferase, with product MSHPLAPLLATLVRLYCGATARWRGCRPELSQRLYVANHTSHLDAVVLWSALPRELRARTRPIAAADYWSRGLRRYLATRVFDAILIPRGAPGRSAVEREAAARAAIAGTLAGLGPPEAGRSAILFPEGTRSPDGRLQPLKSGVYHLCRERPGLELVPVWLENLGRILPKGGLAPVPFVASATFGPPLALGEGEAKDAFLARLRAAILALAADPAAGGLR from the coding sequence ATGAGCCATCCGCTCGCTCCGCTCCTGGCGACGCTGGTGCGGCTCTACTGCGGAGCCACCGCGCGCTGGCGCGGCTGCCGCCCCGAGCTTTCGCAGCGCCTCTACGTGGCCAACCACACGAGCCACCTCGACGCGGTGGTGCTCTGGTCGGCGCTGCCGCGCGAGCTGCGCGCGCGCACCCGGCCGATCGCCGCCGCCGACTACTGGAGCCGCGGCCTGCGCCGCTACCTCGCCACGCGCGTCTTCGACGCGATCCTGATCCCGCGCGGCGCCCCCGGGCGCAGCGCGGTGGAAAGGGAGGCGGCGGCGCGAGCGGCGATCGCCGGCACCCTCGCAGGACTCGGGCCCCCGGAAGCGGGGCGCTCGGCGATCCTCTTCCCGGAGGGGACGCGCAGCCCGGACGGCCGTCTGCAGCCGCTCAAGAGCGGCGTCTACCACCTCTGCCGGGAGCGCCCCGGGCTCGAGCTGGTGCCGGTCTGGCTGGAGAACCTCGGCCGCATCCTGCCGAAGGGCGGGCTCGCGCCCGTGCCGTTCGTCGCCAGCGCCACCTTCGGCCCGCCGCTCGCGCTCGGCGAGGGCGAAGCGAAGGATGCGTTCCTCGCTCGCCTGCGCGCGGCGATCCTCGCGCTCGCCGCCGACCCCGCCGCCGGAGGGCTCCGATGA
- a CDS encoding immune inhibitor A, with the protein MSPLARATAALALAVAAVTPLPAADSATLAMVRAYPLFPDQVRELARRHDHLGWYPEKGFALVEADAAERAQLEREGYRLEIDEERTGWLRLALEAPRGEATTTIPGFPCYRTVEETFATAAGLAATYPTLATWSDIGDSWKKAQNAAQGYDMRVLRLTNSAIPGPKPALLVTAAIHAREYTTAEAATRFAEWLLAQYGNDPEATWLLDHHEVHLVLHTNPDGRKVAETGSSWRKNVNNTDGCASTYGVDLNRNFDFEWACCGGSSNDPCGEDYHGHAAGSEPETQAVQSYMLGLFQDWRGPLLTDPASLDTIGVYVDLHSYQPAILSVFGFQDPPNPPNGPELLRLGRKWGYLSGYPAQLGSLYPVDGSTKDYLYGVLGIPAYTWEMGTAFFESCASFEAGVLPASHAMLRYAARAARAPYRLSAGPDVVEAAFPDPVAAAGDLLAVAARADDTRYGTATGGPTEGQAIAAAELYVDTPPWSAGAAPVAMAPGDGTFNANSEAIVGSIDTTALGVGRHFAYLRARDAGNNWGPVTALFFWVFAPGTVPHVEGTVHNGSNGAPLAASITTGSFATSSDAGTGAYGLDLPPGTYDLTATRFGFGSASASGVTLASGPPVQRDFTLFPAPFADDVESGTGGWTAQSPWAQTTASAHSPTHSWTDSPSGNYGNNVNTSLTSPIVDLRGRTGVEIAFWHRYALESSWDFGLVEVSTNGGSTWTEKARYTGTQSTWGAVRLSVPELAGAAQARVRFRLTSDSSQVFDGWYVDDIEISAAAPGLPFGDGFEAGTLGRWNGSYAAP; encoded by the coding sequence TTGTCTCCCCTCGCCCGGGCCACGGCGGCGCTCGCCTTGGCCGTTGCCGCTGTCACTCCGCTTCCGGCCGCCGATTCCGCGACGCTCGCCATGGTGCGTGCCTACCCACTCTTCCCCGACCAGGTGCGCGAGCTCGCACGCCGCCACGACCACCTCGGCTGGTACCCCGAGAAGGGCTTCGCGCTCGTCGAAGCGGACGCCGCGGAGCGCGCCCAGCTCGAACGCGAGGGCTATCGCCTCGAGATCGACGAGGAGCGAACCGGGTGGCTTCGTCTCGCCCTCGAGGCGCCGCGCGGCGAAGCGACGACGACCATTCCCGGATTCCCCTGCTACCGCACGGTGGAAGAGACGTTCGCCACCGCCGCCGGTCTCGCTGCCACCTATCCGACCCTGGCCACCTGGAGCGACATCGGCGACTCGTGGAAGAAGGCACAGAACGCCGCGCAGGGCTACGACATGCGCGTCCTGCGCCTGACCAACTCGGCGATCCCGGGCCCGAAGCCGGCGCTGCTCGTCACCGCCGCGATCCATGCCCGCGAGTACACGACGGCCGAGGCGGCCACCCGCTTCGCCGAGTGGTTGCTCGCCCAGTACGGGAACGATCCCGAGGCGACCTGGTTGCTCGACCACCACGAGGTGCACCTGGTGCTGCACACCAACCCGGACGGTCGCAAGGTGGCCGAGACCGGGTCGTCCTGGCGCAAGAACGTCAACAACACCGATGGCTGCGCTTCGACCTACGGCGTCGACCTCAACCGCAACTTCGACTTCGAGTGGGCCTGCTGCGGCGGCTCGAGCAACGACCCCTGCGGCGAGGACTACCACGGTCACGCCGCCGGCTCGGAGCCCGAGACGCAGGCGGTGCAGAGCTACATGCTCGGCCTCTTCCAGGACTGGCGCGGGCCGCTGCTCACCGACCCCGCCTCGCTCGACACGATCGGCGTCTACGTCGACCTGCACAGCTACCAGCCGGCGATCCTCTCGGTCTTCGGTTTCCAGGATCCGCCGAACCCGCCGAACGGTCCCGAGCTCCTCCGTCTCGGTCGCAAGTGGGGCTACCTCTCCGGCTACCCGGCGCAACTCGGCAGCCTCTACCCGGTTGACGGCTCGACGAAGGACTACCTCTACGGCGTCCTCGGCATCCCCGCCTACACCTGGGAGATGGGCACCGCCTTCTTCGAGAGCTGTGCGAGCTTCGAGGCGGGCGTGCTGCCGGCCTCGCACGCCATGCTGCGTTACGCGGCGCGCGCCGCGCGTGCGCCCTACCGCCTCTCGGCCGGGCCCGATGTCGTCGAGGCCGCCTTCCCCGATCCGGTCGCCGCCGCCGGCGACCTGCTCGCGGTGGCCGCGCGGGCCGACGACACCCGTTACGGCACCGCCACCGGGGGGCCGACCGAAGGGCAGGCGATCGCCGCCGCCGAGCTCTACGTCGACACCCCGCCCTGGTCGGCCGGCGCTGCGCCGGTGGCGATGGCCCCGGGCGACGGGACGTTCAACGCCAATTCCGAGGCGATCGTGGGCAGCATCGACACGACCGCGCTCGGCGTCGGACGGCACTTCGCCTACCTGCGCGCCCGCGATGCCGGCAACAACTGGGGTCCCGTCACCGCGCTCTTCTTCTGGGTCTTCGCGCCGGGAACGGTGCCGCACGTCGAGGGCACCGTGCACAACGGATCGAACGGCGCGCCGCTCGCCGCCAGCATCACCACCGGGAGCTTCGCCACCTCGTCGGATGCCGGCACCGGAGCCTACGGTCTCGATCTCCCGCCGGGCACTTACGACCTCACCGCGACGCGCTTCGGCTTCGGCAGTGCCAGTGCCAGCGGGGTCACCCTGGCCTCCGGGCCGCCGGTGCAACGCGACTTCACGCTCTTCCCGGCGCCGTTTGCCGACGATGTCGAGAGCGGCACGGGAGGCTGGACGGCGCAGTCGCCCTGGGCGCAGACCACGGCGAGCGCGCACAGCCCGACCCACAGCTGGACCGACTCGCCGTCCGGCAACTACGGCAACAACGTCAACACCTCGCTCACCTCGCCGATCGTCGACCTCAGGGGCCGCACCGGCGTCGAGATCGCCTTCTGGCACCGCTACGCCCTCGAGAGCTCGTGGGACTTCGGCCTGGTCGAGGTCTCGACCAATGGCGGCAGCACCTGGACCGAGAAGGCGCGCTACACGGGGACGCAGTCGACGTGGGGTGCCGTCCGGCTCAGCGTACCGGAGCTCGCCGGCGCCGCGCAGGCGCGCGTCCGCTTCCGTCTCACCTCGGACTCGAGCCAGGTGTTCGACGGCTGGTACGTCGACGACATCGAGATTTCCGCCGCGGCACCCGGTCTGCCGTTCGGCGACGGTTTCGAAGCCGGTACCCTCGGTCGCTGGAACGGAAGCTACGCCGCACCGTAG
- a CDS encoding S9 family peptidase, whose amino-acid sequence MSRSNRRLPLALVACLALPFAADAQAQSPAPPSSYSGHGADSLSRETIQKYAPKPLAPDVSRRIQQALDLRSPGGGQLSPDGTHLYFGWSITGTPQIWRLDAPKAFPLQMTGGEDRTGLSAVAPDGSFLVVSRDRGGQEDPGLYLQPAGGGPLRLVQHEKGSRAFLAFVAEDSKSLVFSANDREPGSYAVYRFEIASGKKELLVGEPGLWSVEDRREEGGKLRLLLSKALGSRQQEVYEWADGKLEPLFGQGETVEYDVAYGPRPGEVLVRTDKLGEFRRLYRWTRAKGLEPLTPEKRAEVAGFGLDRVRQKLYVVWNDGGYFRTQAFDATTLAELSLPAFPGADSVTPGSSTPDGRFVILGVETGTAPRASYVWDWKTKSLVQWTVPSTPEVDTSTFAVDRLEHYPARDGTSIPIFVRYPTGCDPQSGAPKGPCPVIVDFHGGPEGQATPGFSPIDQLWIDAGFVYAQPNVRGSDGYGKSWLDADNGARRLAVLSDIEDAATYFRKGLAKDGKAPKLGVTGGSYGGYSTLAAMTIFAGAYDAGASIVGISNLETFLKNTAPYRRRLRTSEYGDPDKEPEVLRKLSPFNFIDRVKGPLLIIQGVDDPRVPVGEAIQMHEAMQAKGLPSELILLEGEGHGAARRSSQVVQFGHVLRFFEEHLLGKKAATP is encoded by the coding sequence ATGTCCCGATCGAACCGAAGACTCCCCTTGGCGCTGGTGGCCTGCCTAGCCCTGCCGTTCGCGGCGGACGCGCAAGCTCAGTCCCCCGCTCCGCCGTCGAGCTACAGCGGCCACGGAGCCGACAGCCTGTCGCGCGAGACGATCCAGAAGTACGCACCGAAGCCCCTGGCTCCCGACGTCTCGCGCCGCATCCAACAGGCGCTCGACCTGCGCTCGCCGGGCGGCGGGCAACTCTCGCCCGACGGCACGCATCTCTATTTCGGCTGGTCGATCACCGGCACGCCGCAGATCTGGCGTCTCGATGCGCCCAAGGCGTTCCCCCTCCAGATGACCGGCGGCGAAGACCGCACCGGCCTCTCGGCCGTCGCTCCCGACGGCTCCTTCCTCGTCGTCTCGCGCGATCGCGGCGGCCAGGAGGACCCCGGGCTCTACCTCCAGCCGGCCGGCGGTGGGCCGCTCCGGCTCGTCCAGCACGAGAAGGGATCGCGCGCCTTCCTCGCCTTCGTCGCCGAGGACTCGAAGTCGCTCGTCTTCTCTGCCAACGACCGCGAACCCGGGAGCTACGCCGTCTACCGCTTCGAGATCGCCTCCGGCAAGAAGGAGCTCCTCGTCGGCGAGCCCGGGCTCTGGTCGGTCGAGGACCGCCGCGAAGAGGGCGGCAAGCTGCGGCTGCTCCTCTCGAAGGCGCTCGGCTCGCGGCAGCAGGAGGTCTACGAGTGGGCCGACGGCAAGCTCGAGCCGCTCTTCGGCCAGGGCGAGACGGTCGAGTACGACGTCGCCTACGGACCACGGCCCGGCGAGGTGCTGGTGCGCACCGACAAGCTCGGCGAGTTCCGCCGCCTCTACCGGTGGACGCGCGCGAAGGGGCTCGAACCGCTCACCCCCGAGAAGCGGGCCGAGGTCGCCGGCTTCGGCCTCGACCGCGTCCGGCAGAAGCTCTACGTGGTCTGGAACGACGGCGGCTACTTCCGCACCCAGGCGTTCGACGCGACGACGCTCGCCGAGCTTTCGCTCCCCGCCTTCCCCGGTGCCGACTCGGTGACGCCGGGCTCGTCGACCCCGGACGGCCGCTTCGTCATCCTCGGCGTCGAGACGGGCACGGCGCCGCGCGCGAGCTACGTCTGGGACTGGAAGACGAAGAGCCTCGTCCAGTGGACCGTTCCTTCGACCCCCGAGGTCGACACCTCGACCTTCGCCGTCGATCGGCTCGAGCACTATCCGGCTCGTGACGGCACGTCGATTCCCATCTTCGTCCGCTACCCGACCGGTTGCGACCCGCAGAGCGGCGCGCCGAAAGGTCCGTGCCCGGTAATCGTCGACTTCCACGGCGGTCCCGAAGGACAGGCCACCCCGGGCTTCTCGCCGATCGACCAGCTCTGGATCGACGCCGGCTTCGTCTACGCCCAGCCGAACGTGCGCGGCAGCGACGGCTACGGCAAGAGCTGGCTCGACGCCGACAACGGGGCGAGGCGCCTGGCGGTGCTCTCCGACATCGAGGACGCGGCGACCTACTTCCGCAAGGGGTTGGCGAAGGACGGCAAGGCGCCGAAGCTCGGCGTCACCGGCGGCAGCTACGGCGGCTACTCGACGCTCGCGGCGATGACGATCTTCGCCGGCGCCTACGACGCCGGGGCCTCGATCGTCGGCATTAGCAACCTCGAGACGTTCCTCAAGAACACCGCGCCGTACCGCCGCCGCCTGCGGACCTCCGAGTACGGCGACCCGGACAAGGAGCCCGAGGTGCTGCGCAAGCTCTCGCCGTTCAACTTCATCGACCGCGTGAAGGGACCGCTGCTCATCATCCAGGGGGTCGACGACCCGCGCGTGCCGGTGGGCGAGGCGATCCAGATGCACGAGGCGATGCAGGCCAAGGGGCTCCCGTCCGAGCTGATCCTGCTCGAGGGCGAAGGGCACGGCGCCGCGCGGCGCTCGAGCCAGGTCGTGCAGTTCGGACACGTGCTGCGGTTCTTCGAGGAGCACCTGCTCGGGAAGAAGGCCGCCACGCCGTAA
- a CDS encoding phosphatidate cytidylyltransferase → MIHPLDPELLAAFGGILALLVLATLVAALLARRVTRESARATVANAQARIRAWWVMAAIFAVATAARPYGSLLLFALLSFLALREFVTLTPTRDGDRTALLAAFFVVLPVQYLLLALGWYGLFAIFVPVYGFLLVPILSALAGDTERFLERTAKIQWGLMLSVYCVSHAPALLILELPGFEGESAKLLLFLVVVVQLSDVFQYLWGKTLGRHKIAPSVSPNKTWEGFLGGVATATALGAGLWWLTPYSPRAAAAMALAVCLLGFAGGLVMSAIKRDRGVKDYGELLPGHGGILDRIDSLCFSAPVLFHLTRFFWS, encoded by the coding sequence ATGATCCACCCGCTCGACCCCGAATTGCTCGCCGCCTTCGGCGGCATTCTCGCCCTGCTGGTTCTCGCCACGCTGGTCGCAGCGCTGCTCGCCCGCCGCGTCACCCGCGAGTCGGCACGCGCCACGGTCGCCAATGCGCAGGCGCGCATCCGCGCCTGGTGGGTGATGGCAGCGATCTTCGCCGTCGCCACCGCCGCGCGGCCCTACGGCTCGCTCCTGCTCTTCGCCCTGCTGTCGTTCCTCGCCCTGCGCGAGTTCGTCACCCTCACACCGACGCGCGACGGCGACCGCACCGCGCTGCTCGCCGCCTTCTTCGTCGTGCTGCCGGTCCAGTACCTCCTGCTCGCCCTCGGCTGGTACGGCCTCTTCGCCATCTTCGTGCCGGTCTACGGCTTCCTGCTCGTGCCGATCCTCTCGGCGCTCGCCGGCGACACCGAGCGCTTCCTCGAGCGCACGGCGAAGATCCAGTGGGGGCTCATGCTCTCGGTCTACTGCGTCAGCCACGCTCCGGCGCTGCTCATCCTCGAGCTGCCCGGCTTCGAAGGCGAGAGCGCCAAGCTGCTGCTCTTCCTGGTCGTCGTGGTGCAGCTCTCGGACGTCTTCCAGTACCTCTGGGGCAAGACGCTGGGGCGGCACAAGATCGCGCCGAGCGTCTCCCCCAACAAGACCTGGGAGGGCTTCCTCGGCGGCGTGGCGACGGCCACCGCGCTGGGCGCCGGGCTCTGGTGGCTCACCCCCTACTCGCCGCGCGCCGCCGCGGCGATGGCGCTCGCCGTCTGCCTGCTCGGCTTCGCCGGCGGGCTGGTGATGTCGGCGATCAAGCGCGACCGCGGCGTCAAGGACTACGGCGAGCTGCTCCCCGGCCACGGCGGCATCCTCGACCGCATCGACTCGCTCTGCTTCTCCGCGCCGGTGCTCTTTCACCTGACGCGCTTCTTCTGGTCGTAG
- a CDS encoding Hsp70 family protein, protein MRLGIDFGTTHTVAALVDRGNYPVIGFEWGDTFPSVVAVAEADGALRFGPDALAAAEQPGWRLVRSFKRLLGEVGPQSRIEVAGHRFALAEILAGHFARLRDEIRERSTAAGEGDRELVVALSVPAHASSDQRFLTLTAAREAGFQVESVLNEPSAAGFEYAHRYRRTFTSRREHVLVYDLGGGTFDVSLIHMAGLANEVVATAGVARLGGDDFDACLAAWVAERAGLGTVRGGARETLVDEVRRQKERLTPQSRRFVVDLAGLDREDVALPVDDAYQACRELVEQTVERVEEVVAVAACRAGVGWEEIASLYVVGGASSFPPVLRQLRERYGEKRVRRSPHPYAATAIGLACTLDDASGVVLRDLLSRTFGVFRESAGGHGIAFDPIFERDTPLPATGGGRLEVVRRYRAAHNLGHFRYLECGRLRDGVPDGTVAPWDEIRFPFDPALRERGDLAAVPVVRLPGEGPWIEERYDCTAAGTFRVILTCLDDGWSRRYELGRRGDAVARFD, encoded by the coding sequence ATGCGCCTGGGCATCGACTTCGGGACCACCCACACGGTGGCCGCGCTCGTCGATCGCGGGAACTATCCCGTGATCGGCTTCGAGTGGGGCGACACCTTCCCGTCCGTCGTCGCGGTCGCCGAAGCGGACGGCGCCCTGCGCTTCGGCCCCGACGCCCTGGCCGCGGCCGAGCAACCTGGGTGGCGGCTGGTGCGGTCGTTCAAGCGCCTGTTGGGCGAGGTCGGCCCGCAGTCGCGGATCGAAGTCGCCGGGCACCGCTTCGCCCTCGCCGAGATCCTCGCCGGTCACTTCGCTCGCCTCCGCGACGAGATCCGCGAACGCTCGACCGCGGCGGGAGAGGGCGACCGCGAGCTCGTCGTGGCCCTCAGCGTGCCGGCGCACGCCTCCTCCGACCAGCGCTTCCTCACCCTGACCGCGGCCCGCGAAGCCGGCTTCCAGGTCGAATCGGTCCTCAACGAGCCGTCGGCGGCGGGTTTCGAGTACGCCCATCGCTACCGCCGCACCTTCACCAGCCGGCGCGAGCACGTGCTGGTCTACGACCTCGGCGGCGGAACGTTCGACGTGTCGCTGATTCACATGGCCGGCCTGGCGAACGAAGTGGTCGCGACCGCCGGCGTCGCCCGGCTGGGCGGCGACGACTTCGACGCGTGCCTCGCCGCATGGGTCGCCGAGCGCGCGGGACTGGGCACGGTCCGCGGCGGCGCGCGCGAGACGCTGGTCGACGAGGTTCGCCGCCAGAAGGAGCGGCTCACCCCACAGAGTCGGCGATTCGTCGTCGATCTCGCCGGGCTCGACCGGGAGGACGTCGCGCTGCCGGTCGACGACGCCTACCAGGCCTGTCGCGAGCTCGTCGAGCAGACGGTCGAGCGGGTCGAAGAGGTCGTCGCGGTCGCCGCGTGCCGCGCCGGCGTCGGGTGGGAGGAGATCGCCAGCCTCTACGTGGTCGGCGGTGCGAGCTCTTTCCCGCCGGTGCTGCGCCAGCTGCGCGAACGTTACGGCGAGAAGCGCGTCCGGCGCTCGCCCCACCCGTATGCGGCGACGGCGATCGGCCTCGCCTGCACGCTCGACGACGCTTCGGGCGTCGTGCTGCGCGACCTGCTCTCGCGCACCTTCGGTGTGTTTCGCGAGTCCGCAGGCGGACACGGCATCGCCTTCGACCCGATCTTCGAGCGTGACACGCCGCTCCCGGCCACCGGCGGCGGCCGGCTCGAGGTGGTGCGCCGCTACCGGGCGGCGCACAACCTCGGACACTTCCGCTATCTCGAGTGCGGCCGCTTGCGCGACGGCGTGCCGGACGGCACCGTGGCGCCGTGGGACGAGATCCGCTTTCCGTTCGACCCGGCGCTGCGCGAGCGGGGCGACCTCGCCGCGGTCCCGGTCGTCCGGCTCCCCGGCGAGGGGCCGTGGATCGAGGAGCGGTACGACTGCACCGCCGCCGGGACGTTCCGCGTCATCCTCACCTGCCTCGACGACGGGTGGTCGCGCCGCTACGAGCTCGGCCGACGCGGCGACGCCGTCGCGCGATTCGACTGA
- a CDS encoding CDP-alcohol phosphatidyltransferase family protein, which translates to MTQDPALRRPIASRRSAWARALAAFFVSRRVPPNAISVASVVFALGTGVAFVLAGLTTGGGRIAWLVAAALLVPARLVANLLDGMVAVEGGLGGRSGEIYNELPDRLSDTFALVGAGYGATLAGVTWGDDAGWAAALAAVLTAYVRTLGVAAGAPADFRGPMAKQQRMVTLAAAALAAAIETVTAQPPRVLPAALVLIALLSLVTATRRTLATVRFLERR; encoded by the coding sequence ATGACCCAGGACCCGGCGCTGCGGCGCCCCATCGCTTCTCGCCGCAGCGCCTGGGCTCGCGCCCTCGCGGCGTTCTTCGTCAGCCGACGAGTGCCGCCGAATGCCATCTCGGTGGCGAGCGTCGTCTTCGCGCTCGGCACCGGTGTGGCGTTCGTCCTCGCCGGGCTGACGACCGGCGGCGGACGGATCGCCTGGCTCGTCGCCGCCGCGTTGCTCGTGCCGGCGCGGCTCGTCGCCAACCTGCTCGACGGAATGGTCGCCGTCGAGGGCGGCCTGGGCGGCAGGAGCGGCGAGATCTACAACGAGCTCCCGGACCGACTCTCCGACACCTTCGCCCTGGTCGGCGCGGGCTACGGCGCGACCCTGGCCGGCGTGACGTGGGGCGACGACGCCGGCTGGGCGGCCGCCCTCGCCGCCGTGCTCACGGCCTACGTCAGGACGCTCGGGGTGGCGGCGGGTGCCCCCGCCGACTTCCGCGGCCCGATGGCCAAGCAGCAGCGCATGGTGACGCTGGCCGCCGCAGCCCTCGCCGCGGCGATCGAGACGGTCACCGCCCAGCCACCGCGCGTGCTACCCGCGGCGCTCGTGCTGATCGCCCTGCTCTCGCTCGTCACCGCTACGCGGCGCACCCTCGCCACCGTGCGCTTCCTCGAGCGGCGATGA
- a CDS encoding NYN domain-containing protein, with amino-acid sequence MAAGFEQLARELVAAVAPIGRQDAAEERKIAMFCDLENVALGVRDSEVKRFDIELVLERLLEKGKIIVKRAYADWERYSEFKIAFHESAIELIDIPQRRMTGKNSADIKMVVDAMDLCYAKEHLDTFVLLSGDSDFSPLVSKLKENNKYVIGIGLKNSSSALLVDNCDEFLYYEDLWRDQQKAPQLDGLPKKKAEVFALMIDAILALMRENKDVLWGSMIKETMKRKKPSFNEGYFGYSTFSELLEDAERSGIIKLRKDRRSGTYVVEGWAGRR; translated from the coding sequence ATGGCCGCCGGATTCGAGCAGCTCGCCCGCGAGCTGGTCGCCGCGGTGGCGCCGATCGGCCGGCAGGACGCCGCCGAAGAGCGCAAGATCGCCATGTTCTGCGACCTCGAAAACGTCGCCCTCGGGGTGCGCGACTCGGAGGTCAAGCGCTTCGACATCGAGCTCGTCCTCGAGCGCCTGCTCGAGAAGGGCAAGATCATCGTCAAGCGCGCCTACGCCGACTGGGAGCGCTACAGCGAGTTCAAGATCGCCTTCCACGAGTCGGCGATCGAGCTGATCGACATCCCGCAGCGGCGGATGACCGGCAAGAACTCCGCCGACATCAAGATGGTCGTCGACGCGATGGATCTCTGCTACGCCAAGGAGCACCTCGACACCTTCGTGCTCCTTTCGGGCGACTCGGACTTCTCGCCGCTCGTCTCCAAGCTCAAGGAGAACAACAAGTACGTCATCGGCATCGGGCTGAAGAACTCTTCCTCGGCGCTGCTGGTCGACAACTGCGACGAGTTCCTCTACTACGAGGACCTGTGGCGGGACCAGCAGAAGGCGCCGCAGCTCGACGGGCTCCCCAAGAAGAAGGCCGAGGTCTTCGCCCTGATGATCGACGCCATCCTCGCCCTGATGCGCGAGAACAAGGACGTCCTCTGGGGTTCGATGATCAAGGAGACGATGAAGCGCAAGAAGCCGTCGTTCAACGAGGGCTACTTCGGCTACTCGACCTTCTCCGAGCTGCTCGAGGACGCCGAGCGCAGCGGCATCATCAAGCTGCGCAAGGACCGCCGCTCCGGCACCTACGTCGTCGAAGGCTGGGCCGGCCGGCGCTGA